The Microcoleus sp. FACHB-831 sequence CATTTCTACAGATTCGCGGGGCGAAATCCATTGGTGGTAATCTAAATCTGTGACGTTGTGTAAAATTGAGCCGATTTTAATTGCTTCTAGTAAGTCTTGCGAGTCGTTGCTAGAAGCGCCATCGCATCCAAAAGAGACGTTTACTCCAGCTTGACGATATTTCAAAATAGGCGCAATGCCGCTTCCTAAGCGCAGGTTGCTGAGGGGATTGTGTACTACGGTTGATTGAGTTTCGGCTAAGATGGCGATATCGTCATCGTTTAACCAGACGCAGTGGGCTAAAGAAGTTTTGGAACTGAGATAATTTATGCGCTTTAGGTGTTCGACGGCGCTACAACCGTATTTTTCTTGCGCTAGCAACTGTTGAGCTTTGGTTTCTAGTAAGTGGGAATGGCGACAAATATTGTAGCGATCGCTCAATTCTATGCATCCTTCAAACAAAGCATCGCTGCACAGTTGAATCCCCGTTGGTGCAACTAGGAAATATATCCCCTCTTCTGGGTTGTGAAATTTGTCAATAGCTTCCTGCATCAGTTGTAAAGATGCAGCAGTTGAGCGAAGATACGCTTTGTGTTCCCTTTCTGTACCAGCGGAGGGAATGCCAGCATTGAGAGATTCATCTTGAATCAGCGGTGCAATAAAAGCGCGGATTCCTATTTCTTTGTAGCCGCGAACAGCAGCTTCAATGGTTTCTAGTTCTTTACCCGGAATTAAAACTAAGTGATCGACAACGCTTGTACCCCCTGAAAGTAAAGTTTCTACTGCCGTGCCTAAAGCACTGATATATACCTGTTCTGGTTCGAGGGGTGCAAATTCGTAAAGTTCCGCCAGCCACAATTCTAGAGGAACAGGGGGAATAATACCCCGCTGCCACATCTCGGAAGAGTGGGTGTGCGCGTTGAAGAAACCGGGGAGTAGAAGTTTGTTCGTACCATCGACGGCTGTACCGACGACATCTAGATTGGGTGCAATGGCGCTAATGTGCGAGTCTGCAATTTGCACATCGACAGTGCCGTAACCGTCATCAACCGGAACTAAAACTTGCTGAAGGGTAAAACTCACAAATTTGACCTTTTACTTAAAAATTACAGAACTCTATCAGTCTTGGTGGTAAATAGTGGTATTCAAGACATCATGTTGATTTCTCTAATTCACAATTTTAATTATGAATCGATCGCTCCGTACCTTGGGTGTAGCGCCAAATGCTTGGGCAGTTGATGAGAAAATTGCCGACATCACCCGTCCACCCCTCAAACCCGAACCTGTCACCCTAACAACAGCAACTAAGACGCTGCGCGTGGATTTGGCAAAAGCCGCCATATTGGTGATAGATATGCAGAACGATTTCTGTCATCCTGATGGCTGGCTAGCTCATATTGGCGTAGACGTGACACCCGCACGCACGCCCATCAATCCTTTGAAAAATGTGCTGCCAAAATTGCGGAGTGCAAACCTGCCTGTAATTTGGATAAACTGGGGCAACCGTCCCGATTTAATGAATATCAGCGCGGGAGCGCGTCACGTTTACAATCCTACAGGCGATGGTGTGGGTTTGGGCGACCCTCTGCCAGCCAATGGCGCACCCGTTTTGATGGCTGGTAGTTGGGCGGCGGCGGTGGTAGATGAGCTGGAACAAAAGCCGGAAGATATCCGCGTTGACAAGTACCGGATGAGCGGTTTTTGGGATACTCCCTTGGATAGTATCCTGCGGAATCTAGGAAGAACTACTTTGTTTTTTGCAGGAGTCAACGCCGATCAATGCGTGATGGCAACATTGCAAGATGCCAATTTCCTCGGCTATGACTGCATTTTGGTTACTGATTGTAGTGCAACTACATCTCCCGAGTATTGCTGGCAAGCAACTCTTTATAACATCAATCAGTGTTTTGGTTTCGTTACAGATTCTCAAGCTATCGTAGAAGCAATTAGCAATGGGGAATTTTAGATTTTAAGGTAAATCTAAAATCATCTCGGCGGACTTTCTCCGCCTGGGCAAAATTGTCGGGCTAACAGCTAAACTGAAGGAAACCCAAATGGATGCTGCTCGTTGCGTTATTCCTGTCCTCAAATCTCCTAAAGACTATCAAGCATATCGGATTAGTGCTAATGATAGTAACCGTTTAGCAATTGTATTCGATCCGAAGACGGCGAATATCTCATTAAGTTTTTGTGTAGAAATATTCGATGTTGGGGGGCAAACACCGCCGAATCGACATCAAATGGCTGTAGAGATGTTTTTCGTCCTTAAAGGAGAAGGGCAAGCCACTTGTGATGGAAAGACTGTACCAATTCGCCCTGGAGACAGTATTTTAGTGCCCCCGACGGGCATTCATAAACTTGAAAATACGGGATCTGGTCGCTTGTATACACTGTGTATCATGGTTCCCAATGAAGATTTTGTAGAACTAATTCGCAGTGGCATTCCTGTTGAATTGGATGAAGAGGATTTAAAAGTCCTCGGTCGTTCAGATTCTTTGGTTACACTTTAAAAATTGGAAATGGGGAATCGGTTTATCTCTGTAGCAATGAACCATGAACCATGAACTATGAACAAAGAAACAGTTTCAATGCACGCCAGAGATGGGGTGCGGCTAGATGCGGATATTTATCGCCCTGATGATAACGGTACTTATCCAGTATTGCTGATGCGGCAACCATATGGAAGAGCGATCGCATCTACTGTAGTCTACGCCCACCCCGCTTGGTATGCCGCCCAAGGCTATATTGTAGTTATTCAAGATGTCCGAGGGCGGGGCACTTCTGAAGGTGAATTTAAACTGTTTGCCCACGAGATTGAAGATGGTTTTGATACCGTAAACTGGGCGGCTAATTTACCAGGAAGTACGGGCGATGTCGGAATGTATGGGTTTTCTTACCAGGGGATGACTCAGCTTTACGCCGCCGCCGAACATCCACCCGCCTTGAAAGCTATTTGCCCCTCTATGATTGGCTACGATTTGTATGCAGATTGGGCTTATGAAGGCGGGGCATTTTGTTTGCAAGCTAATTTGGGATGGGCAATTCAATTAGCAACAGAAACAGCTAGGTTGCGGGGAGATGAGAAGGCGTATCAAGCGCTTTTTAATGCTTCTCGCAATTTACCTTTATATGACACAATTCCTGCTAATCCAGAAATATTAAAAAACTTAGCGCCTGACTCTTTTTATCACGACTGGTTAAACCATCCCGAAACTGATGAATATTGGGCAAACCTGTCACCTTCGCGCTTCATGCTGGAAGTTGATCTGCCAATGCTGCACGTTGGGGGATGGTTCGATACCTACCTGCGCGGTACTCTGAATTTATACAAGAAAATATCAGTTAGCAGCGCTTTCCCTCAGCATTTAGTAATTGGCCCTTGGGCGCATTTGCCTTGGGGTCGCAAAGTCGGTGCGGTTGATTATGGTGCAGAGGCGGCTAGCCCAATTGACTGGCTGCAAGTGCGTTGGTTTAATCAATTTCTCAAAGGTATTGATACGGGAATATTAGATGAACCGCCCGTTTATTTGTTTGAAATGGGTAGTAATGAATGGCGTTTTTTTGATAGTTGGCCTAGCGATAATAATAAATCCTATTTTCTGGAAAGTTCGGGTTTAGCCAGTATGCGGGAGTATGCTGGCAAGTTAGTTAAGCAAGAGGAAGAATCTAATAATCCAAAATACGATCCCCCCCTACCCCCCCTTAAAAAAGGGGGGGGTGAAAATCCAAAATCGATGGATGTGTTTGTCCACGATCCTTGGCGACCTGTTCCAGCTTTGGGGGGACACGCTGCAATTCCTGCTGGTTCTTTTGACCGTTCTAGCATCGATTGTCGCACGGATGTTTTAACTTATACTTCTGCACCGCTAGAGGCGGATTTATATATCGCTGGGGATGTAGCTGTAGAAGTTTATTGCACGGCTGATAAGCCAACTTTTGATTTATGTGCTGTCTTGTCTGAGGTGCGAAGTAATGGCAGCGTCTACAATTTTACTCAGGGTTATTTGCGCGTGAATCCCGGTGGGGAAACGACTCCGCTACAAATTAAACTTCAGCCGACTTGTATAAAGATTGCGTCTGGTAATGCCTTACGTTTGAGTTTAAGTGCTGCTTGTTTTCCTGCTTATCCAGTGAATCCGGGAACGAGATCTCTTCCTGCTGAAACTCGTTTGATTGAGGCTGAAATTATTACTTTGACCGTGCTAGCTGGAGGCGATTGTCCTTCGAGAATCTTACTTTAGAGCGATCGCACAGATCCCCCCAACCCCGCTTTTTAAAGGGGGCTATGCGTAAGTACCTATCAAATCTGTATTCTGACGGATGCTG is a genomic window containing:
- a CDS encoding amidohydrolase, producing MSFTLQQVLVPVDDGYGTVDVQIADSHISAIAPNLDVVGTAVDGTNKLLLPGFFNAHTHSSEMWQRGIIPPVPLELWLAELYEFAPLEPEQVYISALGTAVETLLSGGTSVVDHLVLIPGKELETIEAAVRGYKEIGIRAFIAPLIQDESLNAGIPSAGTEREHKAYLRSTAASLQLMQEAIDKFHNPEEGIYFLVAPTGIQLCSDALFEGCIELSDRYNICRHSHLLETKAQQLLAQEKYGCSAVEHLKRINYLSSKTSLAHCVWLNDDDIAILAETQSTVVHNPLSNLRLGSGIAPILKYRQAGVNVSFGCDGASSNDSQDLLEAIKIGSILHNVTDLDYHQWISPRESVEMAALGGAKGLNLGDELGSLTVGKKADLVLYDLTNLSLLPRTDPIGLLIWGRPTQAVDSAWVNGKQIVANGNVTTINVDDLKKELFERSQWVTKRQSKSISEIESHYRSVMGLPERAAKGYS
- a CDS encoding cysteine hydrolase family protein; the encoded protein is MNRSLRTLGVAPNAWAVDEKIADITRPPLKPEPVTLTTATKTLRVDLAKAAILVIDMQNDFCHPDGWLAHIGVDVTPARTPINPLKNVLPKLRSANLPVIWINWGNRPDLMNISAGARHVYNPTGDGVGLGDPLPANGAPVLMAGSWAAAVVDELEQKPEDIRVDKYRMSGFWDTPLDSILRNLGRTTLFFAGVNADQCVMATLQDANFLGYDCILVTDCSATTSPEYCWQATLYNINQCFGFVTDSQAIVEAISNGEF
- a CDS encoding cupin domain-containing protein, with the translated sequence MDAARCVIPVLKSPKDYQAYRISANDSNRLAIVFDPKTANISLSFCVEIFDVGGQTPPNRHQMAVEMFFVLKGEGQATCDGKTVPIRPGDSILVPPTGIHKLENTGSGRLYTLCIMVPNEDFVELIRSGIPVELDEEDLKVLGRSDSLVTL
- a CDS encoding CocE/NonD family hydrolase, whose translation is MNKETVSMHARDGVRLDADIYRPDDNGTYPVLLMRQPYGRAIASTVVYAHPAWYAAQGYIVVIQDVRGRGTSEGEFKLFAHEIEDGFDTVNWAANLPGSTGDVGMYGFSYQGMTQLYAAAEHPPALKAICPSMIGYDLYADWAYEGGAFCLQANLGWAIQLATETARLRGDEKAYQALFNASRNLPLYDTIPANPEILKNLAPDSFYHDWLNHPETDEYWANLSPSRFMLEVDLPMLHVGGWFDTYLRGTLNLYKKISVSSAFPQHLVIGPWAHLPWGRKVGAVDYGAEAASPIDWLQVRWFNQFLKGIDTGILDEPPVYLFEMGSNEWRFFDSWPSDNNKSYFLESSGLASMREYAGKLVKQEEESNNPKYDPPLPPLKKGGGENPKSMDVFVHDPWRPVPALGGHAAIPAGSFDRSSIDCRTDVLTYTSAPLEADLYIAGDVAVEVYCTADKPTFDLCAVLSEVRSNGSVYNFTQGYLRVNPGGETTPLQIKLQPTCIKIASGNALRLSLSAACFPAYPVNPGTRSLPAETRLIEAEIITLTVLAGGDCPSRILL